One region of Pueribacillus theae genomic DNA includes:
- a CDS encoding vWA domain-containing protein: MNYLTQATQQTPAYIIYLLDISASMNQNMQAGGTEKRRIDVVTTALHAAIRQMVFRSTKGSRLSPRYKVSILAYSDHVFDVLGGVKGIDEVAKMKPLDNIQTQRLTNTAKAFSAAEKILRQELPNLEKCPAPLICHMTDGVFTGEDPEPIVKQIMEIAVPDGNVLVENIFISDDILAEPINDSKKWQGIMQHSPLEEEYGEKLKRMSSPLPESYREMMLETGYKIQPGALMMLPGTNADLVSLGFQMSAATPVR, encoded by the coding sequence TTGAACTATCTTACGCAAGCGACTCAACAGACGCCTGCATATATTATTTACTTGCTTGATATTAGCGCGTCAATGAATCAGAATATGCAAGCGGGCGGAACGGAAAAAAGAAGAATCGATGTGGTGACGACAGCCTTACATGCGGCGATTCGACAGATGGTCTTCCGTTCGACGAAGGGGAGCCGGCTGAGTCCGCGTTATAAAGTATCCATCTTGGCCTACAGTGATCATGTCTTTGATGTCCTCGGAGGAGTGAAAGGCATCGATGAAGTGGCTAAAATGAAGCCGCTCGATAACATTCAGACACAGCGGCTGACAAATACAGCGAAAGCATTTTCCGCTGCCGAAAAAATATTGCGCCAGGAACTACCCAACCTGGAAAAATGCCCCGCCCCGTTAATTTGTCATATGACCGACGGAGTATTTACAGGTGAGGACCCTGAACCGATCGTAAAACAAATCATGGAGATTGCCGTTCCGGACGGAAATGTCCTCGTTGAAAACATTTTTATTTCGGATGATATTTTAGCCGAGCCAATCAATGATTCAAAAAAGTGGCAAGGCATTATGCAGCATTCACCTTTGGAAGAAGAATACGGTGAGAAGCTAAAGCGGATGTCCAGCCCGCTTCCCGAAAGCTACAGGGAAATGATGCTTGAGACAGGATACAAAATTCAGCCAGGTGCGCTTATGATGCTTCCGGGCACAAATGCTGATTTGGTTTCTCTCGGCTTTCAAATGTCTGCTGCCACACCTGTTCGATAA